ATGCGCTTCCAGTTGTTCCAAGAGTTGCATGGATCGCCGCGACCCGCCGTTTCAGGGCGCCAAGGAGCATCTCATTGTCGAAATGCTTCACCGGGGCACTGCAGTTGGGACAGGTAAAATTTGAGTCAGAGACATCGTTGAAGGTGAAGATCCCGCACTCTTCGCAGATGAAAAAGTCGTTCTCCTCCTCGTACTTCGATCTCTTTGTCAGGATCTCCAGAACACGCTCGAGTTCCTCCCTGATCACCGGATAAACCATGTCGGTCCTGAGTGTCCACAGGTACGTGAGCCAGCCCGACTCCGGGTCCTTGATCCGCCTGTACTCGGCAAGACGCCTCTCGTAGAGCGTATAGAGGGTGTGCCGTACCGTATTGAGGTTGATGCCGGTCTTCTCGGCAAGTTCCTCATCCGAGTATTCGCCTGCGGGCGGGAACCTCTCGAGGAGATCGAGGCCCTCTTTCCCGATATGGCGGAGGAGATATGCCCTGATTGCCGGATCTGCCAGCATCTCGTCTATGCCAACCATCAGGGAATATATTGACGGACGCGTGTTATATTTCTATCCAGCATGTCAAGGGCGGCGGTGCGGTCAGGACCCCATCCGTAGATGCTCACCACCGCACCTCCCTCCTCGATCTCGGCCCCTGGCCAGGGGATGTCGGCGCAACAGTCGGCACAGTCGCCAAGGTCCTGTGTGAGGGTGAGGTCGCGGTCGGCAAAAAGGATCGTCCGCGCCGCCACCGTCCCGGACTTCAGTCCGTGCGGGGGAAGGGTGCCCTGACAGGCGTCGATGTGCCTCTTGAAGACGCTCTGGCCGGTGGCGATCTCGACGGTGTCGAGGGTGCCCTGGAAGCGGGGATTGATCTCGATCGCCCACGCATCATTGTCGTCGACGACGAAATCGACGCCGACCGACCCGACGCAACCGCTCCTGCCTACGGCCTCTTCTGCAATCGCGGCCATCTTCGCAGCAAGGGGGTGATCGAACGGCGTGACCGAGCCGGAAAAGCCGTACGCCCGGTCGCTCTCTCCGCCGCGGAGGATCTGCTCGTTGACGGCGATGGCGACGGCACGCGTCCCGTCAGCGATGCAGGAGACGCTCGCGGGTATGCCGGAGACGAGTTCCTGGGTGATCGCCGGGACATCCGGCCACTCCTCTTCCCAGGCCCTGAGGTCTTCAGGAGACCGGATGACCCGGTTCCGCCAGCCGCCGGCACCGTGCCGCGGTTTTATCATGGCCGGGAAGCGGCCGTCTGAGAGGTGCGGCGTCGGGATGTGAGCGTCCTCGAAGAACGTCTGGATCTCCAATTTATCCAGGAAACGCGCCGAGACGCCGGCAGGCGTCCCTGCATGGGGGAGGGGGACGGCGAGGTCCTCGGCCCCCGAGGTGGCAACAAAATAGTCGATCGTGTGGCCTCTGGCAATTGCAGCGATCGTATCAGGAAGGTCCTCGAGTTCGTCGAACCTGAGGTGCTTGCTGGCATTCCAGCAGAGGTCCTGGTCGCAGAAATGGTCGACGGCATAGACCTCGAAACCTGCCCGCCGCGCCGACTGGACCACGTGCCTGGTCGCGAATCCCGCGACAAGGACGCGTCTCAAAGCTCGACCACCCGTTTTCCGACCTTGCAGGGCTCGACACGGATCTTCGCACCCTC
This portion of the Methanofollis sp. genome encodes:
- a CDS encoding ATP-grasp domain-containing protein; this translates as MRRVLVAGFATRHVVQSARRAGFEVYAVDHFCDQDLCWNASKHLRFDELEDLPDTIAAIARGHTIDYFVATSGAEDLAVPLPHAGTPAGVSARFLDKLEIQTFFEDAHIPTPHLSDGRFPAMIKPRHGAGGWRNRVIRSPEDLRAWEEEWPDVPAITQELVSGIPASVSCIADGTRAVAIAVNEQILRGGESDRAYGFSGSVTPFDHPLAAKMAAIAEEAVGRSGCVGSVGVDFVVDDNDAWAIEINPRFQGTLDTVEIATGQSVFKRHIDACQGTLPPHGLKSGTVAARTILFADRDLTLTQDLGDCADCCADIPWPGAEIEEGGAVVSIYGWGPDRTAALDMLDRNITRVRQYIP
- a CDS encoding transcription factor — translated: MVGIDEMLADPAIRAYLLRHIGKEGLDLLERFPPAGEYSDEELAEKTGINLNTVRHTLYTLYERRLAEYRRIKDPESGWLTYLWTLRTDMVYPVIREELERVLEILTKRSKYEEENDFFICEECGIFTFNDVSDSNFTCPNCSAPVKHFDNEMLLGALKRRVAAIHATLGTTGSASE